The following coding sequences lie in one Sphingopyxis sp. MWB1 genomic window:
- the infC gene encoding translation initiation factor IF-3 gives MNRRSMALPPKNGPRYNEFIASPKVRVIDEEGENLGVMLTAEAIEQAAEVGLDLVEVSPNADPPVCKFLDVGKFKYEAQKKANAARKTQKTQEIKEIKMRPNIDEHDFDVKMKKVFHFLEDGDKVKMTMRFRGREMSHTQLGLNVLQRVAEMTADIAKVEARPRTEGRQMLMVLAPK, from the coding sequence ATGAATCGCCGCTCGATGGCCCTGCCGCCCAAGAACGGCCCGCGATATAATGAATTCATTGCCTCCCCCAAGGTCCGTGTGATCGACGAGGAAGGTGAAAATCTGGGCGTTATGCTGACCGCCGAAGCGATTGAACAGGCGGCCGAGGTCGGCCTCGATCTGGTCGAAGTCTCTCCCAACGCCGATCCGCCAGTGTGCAAATTTCTGGACGTGGGCAAGTTCAAATATGAAGCCCAGAAGAAGGCGAATGCCGCGCGCAAGACCCAGAAGACCCAGGAAATCAAAGAAATCAAGATGCGTCCGAATATCGACGAGCATGATTTCGACGTGAAGATGAAAAAGGTTTTCCACTTTCTGGAAGATGGCGACAAGGTCAAGATGACCATGCGCTTTCGCGGCCGTGAGATGAGCCACACCCAGCTGGGCCTGAATGTGTTGCAGCGGGTTGCTGAAATGACGGCAGATATCGCCAAGGTCGAGGCGCGTCCGCGCACCGAAGGGCGGCAGATGCTGATGGTCCTCGCTCCCAAATAA
- a CDS encoding NRDE family protein — translation MRPMCVVALAWQVHPDYPLILLGNRDEFHARAAVPLHRWGDDSGLVAGRDLQAGGTWLGLHAPSGRAVVVTNVRGAPPDPAKASRGALVTDLLRGQGDFSDPHAIDLDRFNAFNLLMIDPEQALLLSNRPLAQRRSLVAGIHALANEAPDTLCPRAARLGAHLSKAVERGQHPEELLDALLDEQPPALFLRSAHYGTRASTLLFIDTKGAARMIERRFDAGGQSSGTTTLNLQTGRGSPLRS, via the coding sequence ATGCGCCCCATGTGTGTCGTCGCGCTCGCTTGGCAGGTTCATCCCGACTATCCGCTGATTCTATTGGGAAATCGCGACGAATTCCACGCTCGCGCAGCGGTGCCGCTGCATCGTTGGGGCGATGACAGCGGCCTTGTCGCGGGCCGCGACCTGCAGGCAGGCGGAACCTGGCTCGGCCTGCATGCCCCCAGCGGACGCGCCGTGGTGGTCACAAATGTGCGGGGCGCGCCGCCCGACCCTGCCAAGGCCTCGCGCGGCGCATTGGTAACGGATCTGCTGCGCGGCCAGGGTGATTTTTCTGATCCGCATGCCATCGACCTCGACCGGTTCAACGCCTTCAACCTGTTGATGATCGACCCAGAACAGGCTCTGCTGTTAAGCAATCGCCCCCTCGCCCAGCGTCGCTCGCTGGTGGCGGGAATTCATGCGCTGGCCAATGAAGCCCCCGACACCCTCTGCCCCCGCGCGGCGCGACTGGGCGCGCATCTCAGCAAGGCGGTGGAACGCGGCCAACATCCCGAAGAATTACTCGATGCGTTGCTGGACGAACAGCCGCCTGCGCTATTTCTACGCAGCGCCCATTATGGAACGCGCGCTTCCACCCTGTTGTTCATCGACACAAAAGGGGCAGCGCGCATGATCGAGCGTCGCTTCGATGCCGGGGGTCAGTCCAGCGGCACGACAACGCTCAATCTTCAAACGGGCCGCGGAAGCCCGCTGCGTTCATAA
- a CDS encoding S10 family peptidase produces MKSGLSLFALALAVAAPTILHAEEKSAKAEKSDKAADYEPQVRTTKLSGTFGGQRVNYTATIGETILRGKDGKAEAAVVTTSYVKEPRDPNRPVTFLFNGGPGSGTVWLMMGAFGPKRVAIPSDARDDGAPPYPIVDNPDALLDVTDMVFIDPPGTGFSHLIGDADPKDYYGVTQDAKAVAEVIRRWLNDNGRWNSPKYLGGESYGTTRSAAVANQLMNATFNDVALNGIILISTVLDFAAGADTPGNELSYITNLPTMAVTALYHGKASAASPAAFAEEARQWALGPYASALLKGQKLQGAERDAIRRELARFTGLSETYLEQADLRVTPSRFYKELLRDRGLTVGRLDSRYTGRDYDNAGETPDNDPSFYGIDAGYTAAINAWARDGLGFRTDREYQSIGRIGAQWDWRIGGRDTNAYLNVAPYIGQALRENSGLKVLVAQGWYDFATPFFAAEYALSRTGIPQDRISYTYYDAGHMMYIRDEDRHQLSADIRAFIRAR; encoded by the coding sequence ATGAAATCGGGTCTTTCGCTTTTCGCTCTGGCGCTTGCCGTCGCGGCGCCCACCATCCTCCATGCCGAGGAAAAATCGGCCAAGGCCGAAAAGAGCGATAAAGCCGCCGATTATGAACCGCAGGTCCGCACCACAAAGCTCAGCGGCACTTTCGGCGGGCAGCGGGTCAATTATACCGCGACCATTGGCGAGACCATCTTGCGCGGCAAGGATGGCAAGGCCGAGGCGGCGGTGGTCACCACATCCTATGTCAAGGAACCGCGCGACCCCAATCGCCCCGTGACTTTCCTGTTCAACGGCGGTCCCGGTTCGGGGACGGTCTGGCTGATGATGGGCGCTTTTGGCCCCAAGCGCGTTGCCATCCCCAGCGATGCCCGCGACGATGGCGCCCCGCCCTACCCGATTGTCGATAATCCCGATGCGCTGCTCGATGTTACCGACATGGTGTTCATCGACCCGCCGGGCACGGGCTTTTCGCATCTGATCGGCGATGCCGACCCCAAGGATTATTATGGGGTGACACAGGACGCCAAGGCGGTCGCCGAAGTCATCCGCCGCTGGCTGAACGACAATGGCCGCTGGAACAGCCCCAAATATCTGGGCGGTGAAAGCTATGGCACCACCCGTTCGGCGGCGGTCGCCAATCAGCTGATGAACGCGACCTTCAACGATGTCGCCCTCAATGGCATCATCCTGATTTCGACGGTGCTTGATTTCGCGGCGGGCGCCGACACGCCGGGCAATGAGCTGAGCTATATCACCAATTTGCCGACGATGGCGGTCACCGCCCTTTACCATGGCAAGGCCAGCGCCGCCTCGCCCGCCGCCTTTGCCGAGGAGGCGCGGCAATGGGCGCTCGGCCCCTATGCCAGCGCATTGCTCAAGGGGCAAAAGCTGCAGGGCGCGGAACGCGACGCCATCCGCCGCGAGCTTGCGCGCTTCACTGGCCTGTCTGAAACCTATCTCGAACAGGCCGATCTGCGCGTCACCCCCAGCCGTTTCTACAAGGAATTGCTGCGCGACCGCGGCCTCACCGTCGGCCGGCTCGACAGCCGCTATACGGGCCGCGACTATGACAATGCGGGGGAAACCCCCGACAATGACCCCAGCTTCTATGGCATTGACGCAGGCTATACCGCCGCGATCAACGCCTGGGCCCGCGACGGCCTCGGTTTCAGGACCGACCGCGAATATCAGTCCATCGGCCGCATCGGCGCGCAGTGGGACTGGCGGATCGGCGGGCGCGACACCAATGCCTATCTGAACGTCGCCCCCTATATCGGCCAGGCGTTGCGCGAAAATTCGGGGCTAAAGGTGCTGGTCGCGCAGGGCTGGTATGATTTCGCCACGCCCTTCTTCGCCGCCGAATATGCGCTGTCGCGCACCGGCATCCCGCAGGATCGCATCAGCTACACCTATTATGATGCGGGCCATATGATGTATATTCGCGACGAGGATCGCCACCAATTGTCAGCGGATATCCGCGCCTTCATCCGCGCACGCTAG
- a CDS encoding addiction module antidote protein — protein MTELRPFDAASYLATEEHILYYLEAAMEGNDPKHIASALGDVARSKGMSEIARKSGLGRQALYNALSENGNPTLETLMAVLDALGLELSVQPKKAA, from the coding sequence GTGACGGAGCTACGACCGTTTGATGCAGCAAGCTACCTCGCGACTGAGGAGCATATCCTGTATTATCTCGAAGCAGCGATGGAAGGGAACGATCCCAAACATATCGCCAGTGCGCTGGGCGATGTCGCCCGCTCGAAGGGCATGAGTGAGATCGCTCGCAAATCGGGACTTGGGCGACAGGCACTTTACAACGCACTCTCTGAAAACGGCAACCCCACACTGGAAACATTGATGGCCGTCCTCGATGCGTTAGGCCTTGAACTGTCGGTGCAGCCCAAGAAGGCCGCCTGA
- a CDS encoding type II toxin-antitoxin system RelE/ParE family toxin has product MTSDLDKASTVLHTGQTYQLAETTEFARWLGSLRDIRAIAKITDRLKRASNGNFGDHKSVKGGVFEMRIDYGPGYRVYFFRRGKELVILLCGGNKRTQDDDVAYAKRLKEEIENRDGATTV; this is encoded by the coding sequence ATGACCAGCGATCTTGACAAAGCCAGCACTGTCCTCCATACAGGACAAACTTACCAGCTGGCGGAAACAACGGAATTCGCCCGTTGGCTCGGTTCGTTGCGTGACATTCGGGCGATCGCGAAAATCACCGACCGCCTGAAACGCGCGTCGAACGGCAATTTCGGAGACCATAAGTCCGTAAAGGGCGGCGTCTTTGAGATGCGGATCGACTATGGACCGGGTTATCGGGTTTATTTCTTCCGGCGCGGCAAGGAGCTTGTCATTCTGCTATGCGGTGGCAACAAGCGCACCCAGGATGACGACGTCGCTTATGCAAAGCGACTGAAGGAAGAGATTGAAAACCGTGACGGAGCTACGACCGTTTGA
- the uvrB gene encoding excinuclease ABC subunit UvrB, translating into MAIQIRTSLDEIDTSADYVPHRPARPEKVEGGKRFELVSEYEPAGDQPTAIKELVESALSGERDQVLLGVTGSGKTFTMAKVIEELQRPALILAPNKILAAQLYGEFKSFFPNNAVEYFVSYYDYYQPEAYVPRSDTYIEKESSVNEAIDRMRHSATRALLERDDVIIVASVSCLYGIGSVETYSAMIFDLKKGQVADSREIIRKLVALQYKRNDQAFARGNFRVRGDSLEIFPSHYEDMAWRVSFFGDEIEEITEFDPLTGKKIANLNAIRVYANSHYVTPGPTLKQATEAIRHELAERLKELEAEGRLLEAQRLEQRTNFDLEMIAATGSCAGIENYSRFLTGRLPGEPPPTLFEYLPDNALLFVDESHQTIPQIGAMSKGDHRRKITLAEYGFRLPSCIDNRPLRFAEWDAMRPQTVSVSATPGTWEMERTQGVFAEQVIRPTGLIDPPVEIKPVEEQVDDLIAEAKKTAAAGYRTLVTTLTKRMAEDLTEFLHEAGLKVRYMHSDVETLERIEIIRDLRLGVFDVLVGINLLREGLDIPECGLVAILDADKEGFLRSETSLVQTIGRAARNVDGRVILYADRITGSMERALRETDRRRTKQEAYNAEHGITPTTIKRNIGDIIAHVASKDGVTIDIGEDKPDHMVGHNLRAYIQDLEKKMRDAAANLEFEEAGRLRDEIRRLEADELGLPADQQVAPRVGRSNEGKPGTRKGRFGKQSKTKWGS; encoded by the coding sequence ATGGCAATTCAGATTCGTACCTCGCTCGACGAAATCGACACTTCGGCCGATTATGTCCCCCACCGCCCGGCGCGCCCGGAAAAGGTGGAAGGCGGCAAGCGTTTCGAGCTGGTGAGCGAATATGAACCCGCGGGCGACCAGCCGACCGCAATCAAGGAACTGGTCGAAAGCGCGCTGTCGGGTGAACGCGATCAGGTGCTGCTCGGCGTCACCGGATCGGGCAAGACCTTCACCATGGCCAAGGTGATCGAGGAGCTGCAGCGCCCCGCCCTCATCCTCGCGCCGAACAAGATTCTCGCCGCACAGCTTTATGGCGAGTTCAAAAGCTTCTTCCCCAACAATGCGGTCGAATATTTCGTCAGCTATTACGACTATTACCAGCCCGAGGCCTATGTGCCGCGCAGCGACACCTATATCGAAAAAGAATCGAGCGTGAACGAGGCGATCGACCGGATGCGCCACTCGGCAACGCGCGCGTTGCTCGAACGCGACGATGTCATCATCGTCGCCTCGGTCTCGTGCCTCTATGGCATCGGCTCGGTCGAAACCTATTCGGCGATGATCTTCGATCTCAAAAAAGGCCAAGTCGCTGACAGTCGCGAAATCATCCGCAAGCTTGTCGCGCTCCAGTACAAGCGCAACGATCAGGCGTTTGCGCGCGGCAATTTCCGCGTGCGCGGCGACAGCCTGGAGATCTTCCCCTCGCACTATGAGGATATGGCGTGGCGCGTCAGTTTCTTCGGCGACGAGATTGAGGAGATCACCGAGTTTGACCCGCTGACGGGCAAGAAGATCGCCAATCTCAACGCGATCCGCGTCTATGCCAACAGCCACTATGTGACGCCGGGACCGACGCTCAAACAGGCGACCGAGGCGATCCGTCACGAACTCGCCGAACGACTGAAGGAGCTGGAGGCCGAGGGCCGCCTGCTCGAAGCCCAGCGGCTCGAACAGCGCACCAATTTCGACCTCGAAATGATCGCCGCGACGGGAAGCTGCGCGGGCATTGAAAATTACAGCCGCTTTTTGACCGGCCGCCTCCCCGGCGAACCGCCGCCGACGCTGTTCGAATATTTGCCCGACAACGCCCTGCTCTTCGTCGACGAAAGCCACCAGACGATCCCGCAGATCGGCGCGATGTCAAAGGGCGACCACCGCCGCAAGATCACGCTGGCCGAATATGGCTTTCGCCTGCCCTCGTGCATCGACAACCGCCCCTTGCGGTTCGCCGAGTGGGACGCGATGCGTCCGCAGACGGTCAGCGTCTCGGCAACGCCGGGAACGTGGGAGATGGAACGCACGCAGGGCGTCTTTGCCGAACAGGTGATCCGCCCCACCGGCCTCATCGACCCGCCGGTCGAGATCAAGCCCGTCGAGGAACAGGTCGACGATCTGATCGCCGAGGCGAAAAAGACCGCCGCAGCGGGATACCGCACCCTCGTCACCACGCTCACCAAGCGCATGGCAGAGGATTTGACCGAGTTTCTCCACGAAGCGGGGCTGAAGGTCCGCTACATGCACTCCGACGTCGAAACGCTCGAACGCATCGAGATTATCCGCGACCTGCGGCTCGGCGTGTTCGACGTGCTCGTCGGCATCAACCTACTGCGCGAGGGGCTCGACATCCCCGAATGCGGGCTTGTCGCGATCCTCGACGCCGACAAGGAAGGATTCCTGCGCAGCGAAACCAGCCTCGTCCAGACCATCGGCCGCGCCGCGCGCAACGTCGACGGCCGCGTCATCCTCTATGCCGACCGCATCACCGGCAGCATGGAACGCGCGCTGCGCGAAACCGACCGCCGCCGCACCAAGCAGGAGGCGTATAACGCCGAACACGGCATCACGCCCACGACGATCAAGCGCAATATCGGCGACATCATCGCGCATGTCGCGTCAAAGGATGGCGTCACCATCGACATTGGCGAGGACAAGCCCGACCATATGGTCGGGCACAATCTGCGCGCCTATATCCAGGATCTCGAAAAGAAGATGCGCGACGCCGCCGCCAACCTCGAATTCGAAGAAGCCGGCCGCCTCCGCGACGAAATCCGGCGCTTGGAAGCCGACGAACTCGGCCTGCCGGCAGATCAGCAGGTTGCCCCGCGCGTCGGGCGATCTAACGAAGGCAAGCCGGGCACCCGCAAGGGCCGCTTCGGCAAGCAGAGCAAGACGAAGTGGGGGAGTTGA
- a CDS encoding DUF3617 domain-containing protein — MKKFAALTMAGALLALAGCSGASDENAGGTVKREAGNWRTDVKLVKFDVPGMPDEMREGMKQMMEGASGLDQCFTQEQVDKEDIAAELAKGPGKDGECKWSREEIAGGKVDIAGVCTQNGQDVDMALTGTIEPKKTDVSISTKGKMPNGSDMEMIMQMTSVHTGPCKSDASAQK, encoded by the coding sequence ATGAAGAAATTTGCAGCGCTGACCATGGCTGGAGCCTTGTTGGCATTGGCGGGATGTTCCGGTGCGTCGGATGAAAATGCCGGCGGCACGGTGAAGCGCGAGGCGGGAAATTGGCGCACCGATGTCAAGCTCGTCAAATTTGATGTGCCCGGCATGCCCGACGAGATGCGTGAGGGCATGAAGCAGATGATGGAAGGCGCCAGCGGCCTCGACCAGTGTTTCACCCAGGAACAGGTCGACAAGGAAGATATCGCCGCCGAGCTGGCCAAGGGGCCGGGCAAGGATGGCGAATGCAAATGGTCGCGGGAAGAAATCGCGGGCGGCAAGGTCGATATCGCGGGCGTCTGCACCCAGAATGGGCAGGACGTCGATATGGCGCTGACGGGAACGATCGAACCCAAAAAGACCGATGTGTCCATTTCGACCAAGGGCAAGATGCCCAATGGGTCCGATATGGAAATGATCATGCAGATGACCAGCGTTCACACAGGCCCTTGCAAGTCGGACGCATCCGCGCAAAAGTGA
- a CDS encoding acyl carrier protein codes for MSDTAERVKKIVVEHLGVEADKVTEEASFIDDLGADSLDIVELVMAFEEEFGVEIPDDAAEKISTVKDAIDYIDTNKG; via the coding sequence ATGAGCGATACGGCTGAACGGGTTAAGAAGATCGTCGTTGAGCATCTGGGCGTCGAAGCCGACAAGGTCACCGAAGAAGCAAGCTTCATCGACGATCTGGGCGCCGACAGCCTTGATATCGTCGAACTGGTGATGGCGTTTGAAGAAGAATTTGGCGTCGAAATCCCCGACGATGCGGCGGAAAAAATTTCGACCGTCAAGGACGCCATCGATTATATCGATACGAACAAGGGCTGA
- the fabF gene encoding beta-ketoacyl-ACP synthase II — translation MRRVVVTGLGLVTPLGGDVETSWANLIAGKSGAGTITRFDASDQKCTIACEVKPADHEYGFDPMKRVDHKIQRQVDPFIVYGIDAAGQALEDAGLTEMTDEQKLRAGCSIGSGIGGLPGIESESLLLAEKGPGRVSPHFVHGRLINLISGQVSIKYGLMGPNHAVVTACSTGAHSIGDAARMIKDGDADIMLAGGAESTICPIGIAGFAQARALNMSSNDAPEKASRPYDRDRDGFVMGEGAGVVVLEEYEHAKARGATIYAEVVGYGLSGDAYHVTAPHPDGFGAYRSMEMALKKAGMTPADIDYINAHGTSTMADTIELGAVKRLFGDAIGTVSMSSTKSAIGHLLGGAGAVEAIFCILAIRDQIVPPTLNLDNPDEGTEGVDLVPHEARKRSVKAALNNSFGFGGTNASLILKAVD, via the coding sequence ATGCGCCGGGTAGTGGTGACGGGTTTGGGATTGGTGACGCCGCTGGGCGGGGACGTCGAGACGAGCTGGGCCAATCTGATAGCTGGCAAATCGGGGGCTGGAACGATCACCCGTTTCGACGCGTCGGACCAAAAATGCACCATCGCTTGCGAAGTGAAGCCGGCCGACCATGAATATGGTTTTGATCCGATGAAGCGCGTCGATCACAAGATCCAGCGTCAGGTCGATCCCTTCATCGTCTATGGCATCGACGCGGCGGGACAGGCGCTGGAGGATGCCGGGCTGACCGAGATGACCGATGAGCAAAAGCTGCGCGCGGGCTGTTCGATCGGTTCCGGAATTGGCGGCCTGCCGGGTATTGAAAGCGAAAGCCTGCTGCTGGCCGAAAAAGGGCCCGGCCGGGTGAGCCCGCATTTCGTCCATGGCCGCCTGATCAACCTGATCTCTGGACAGGTCAGCATCAAATATGGGCTGATGGGGCCGAATCATGCGGTCGTCACCGCTTGCTCGACCGGCGCGCATTCGATTGGCGATGCGGCGCGCATGATCAAGGACGGCGATGCCGACATCATGCTGGCGGGCGGCGCGGAATCGACCATCTGCCCCATTGGCATCGCGGGTTTTGCCCAGGCGCGCGCGCTCAATATGAGCAGCAATGACGCGCCTGAAAAGGCAAGCCGCCCTTATGACAGGGACCGCGACGGCTTTGTGATGGGCGAAGGCGCGGGTGTCGTTGTGCTCGAGGAATATGAGCATGCCAAGGCGCGCGGCGCGACCATTTATGCCGAAGTGGTGGGTTACGGCCTGTCGGGTGACGCCTATCATGTCACCGCGCCACATCCCGATGGCTTCGGCGCCTATCGCTCGATGGAAATGGCGCTCAAAAAGGCGGGGATGACCCCTGCCGACATTGATTATATCAATGCGCATGGCACATCCACCATGGCCGACACCATCGAACTGGGCGCGGTGAAGCGGCTGTTCGGTGATGCGATCGGCACCGTTTCGATGAGCTCGACCAAATCGGCCATCGGCCATTTGCTGGGCGGCGCGGGCGCGGTGGAAGCCATTTTCTGCATCCTTGCCATCCGCGATCAGATCGTCCCGCCGACGCTGAACCTCGACAATCCCGACGAGGGGACAGAGGGCGTTGATCTGGTGCCGCACGAAGCGCGCAAGCGGTCCGTGAAGGCGGCGCTCAACAACAGCTTTGGTTTCGGCGGGACCAACGCCAGCCTGATCCTCAAGGCGGTCGACTGA